TTGGCTGATCCGCCGTGCCGGCGCCGCATGCATTTTGCAAAGCGTGCCGATCCGGCTGGACCACCGGCCCGGCGTGAGCCGAACAGATAAAAATGCGGTTGTAGGACTTCGGTCGACCCGGACCCTGCGACGTCGAAGACAACCAACTCCCAGGCACGGACGCCATGCGAGCCTTCCCAGCGAAAACCCAGCGGTACGCCGCGTTGCTGATCCTTCTGACTGCGATGACCACCGGTTGCCGCAGCTCTTCTCGCTGGGCGTCGTTGAACCCGTGGTCCAGCGGGGACCAGGAAACCTCGATCGCTGCGCGGACCGCCCCGGAACTGCCCACGGCCCAAGCGAGCAATCCCGGCGGGGGCGCCGCCCTCGCGAGCTCCGCCTCGGCCACGTCGGACGCGCCGGCCTTCCAGCCGGCGGCCACGGCGCCGACCACCACTCCGCCGTCCTCCGCGTACCCCACCACCGGGGTCGCGAGCGCCCCACCGGCGACAACCGCGCCGTCGACTCCGGCCTACCCGAGCACCAACAGCTACGCCGCCGCGTCGGCGCCCGCTGCGGCGGCTTCGCCGGCCGCTGGCCCGTACGATCCCAACGGCTACACGCCGCCGGCACCGACAACGCCCGCCGCGCCCGCCGACCGCTACGCCGACAACCGTTACGGCGGGGGCAACTCGCTGCCGCTGGCCGACATGCCGCCCGTCGCGGCCGCTGCCACGACGCCGTCAACGCCGAGCTCGCCGCTGCCGACCACGCCTGCCGCCAGCGGAGTGGTTTCCGCGGGGGATCGCTACGGGGCCGTCTCGTCGCCGCTCGCCGGCCTGCAGCCATCGACGCCGGCCGCACAGCCCATCACGTCCACGCCCGCCGCACCGAGCACGCCGCACGTCAGCCAGACGGCCGCCCAGTCGGCGCCGATCAACAGCGTCCCCGGCGGGTACCGACCGGGCGGCACCTCGAGCTACGACTCGCAGGTTAGCGTCGCGCTGAGGACCGCCCCAACGGCGACTCAGCCACCCCAGACGCAGGCGGCCCCTGCCGCCCAGCCGCAGGGCTCGCCAGCGGCGCCGTCCTACCCGAGCACCGAGGCGTACCGTTACTAGGGCGCCACGGGCGGTTGGCGGCCTAGGCCACCGCCGCGCGAGTTTTGTCCCTTTTGGCGCTATCGATTCTTAGGGACAAAAGTCGGGCCCCACCGGAAGCCCCCAGGCTCGTTTCACGCTTGCATAGCAGCGTCTGGACGAATCCTCACGGCGCCCGCCGGCCGACTTTTGTCCACGCTCGCGCGTTAATAGGGACAAAAGTGGTCGAATCCCCCAGGGCCCCTTTTGCTGGGCCCAAGGCGTGATCAACGCCTCATGGGCGTTGATGAGATCAGCCAGGCGCCTACCCGCTCGGACCAGCCCCTTCTCACCCCGTATTGGACCGCGCGGGGTGGCCGGTTTCTACAAAGAAGTAGTGCTGGTCACCGGAATCCGTGAGCCATACGGCAGCGACAACAGGCACGGCGCCTCGGCTCAGAATCGGCGCACAGGTGTAGCGGCTCTTCCCTAAGCCGCGCGGTTGGCGTTAGAGCCGGGGCTAGGGCTTAGCTGTCTTCGAACCCACCCTGCGGGTCACATCGACGGCAGCGGGGAAGGTCCAGCACTTACGATGTGAACGGCCGTCAGGCGATGCAACCCGCGCGAAGGTGACCACATCCGCTGGCGGAGATCAGCCAAACGAGCCGCCGCTGCCTTGAGACGGACCGGTGCGAGGGCTACCAGCCCATCACCATGTTCGACTCGATGACCTTGCGGGCCTGTTCTAGGTCGACGCCCGTCTCGTGCATGTACAGGCGGATGGCGTGGACCTTGTCGCCCTCGGCCTTGGACAGGCAGTCGCGCGCGGTGTTGCACGGGTCGACGGAGTTCTGAATGCCGAGTGCGCTCTTGGAGATCACCCACGTGTCGCGGGGCCGCTTCGTCAGCCGCTTGACGCTCTCTTGGGGGTAGGCGTCAGCCACCACACCACTCGCCTCATCGGCGTCGTTGGCCCAGCTGATAATGATGTGGTTGTCGGTCTCGATCTCAAAGAGAGGCATGGCAGAACTCCTTCTTGCAAGGCGAGCGACGAGGGTGGCCGGGATGGTTTGCCCGCGGCCGCTCGCGGCCAGAGCCAGAATCTGGAGCGAGGTTTCTCGCCCAGGTCTGATGGTAGAAAAACCGAGTCACAAAAGTCAACTTGCGGCGCGTTCCCGCGGGGCGAAAGGGGGACGTCCGCAGCTCTGGTGGTCGGGTTTGTCGGGGCCGCACCGGTCGCGCCGGGCGCCCCGCGGGGGATTGTTAGCGGCGTCCCCAACAGCGGTTGACGCTTAGCGGGGCGGCTAGCTAAACTACCGTTCTTGCTTGAGGAGGGCCTCGCCCACCGGCAGCAAGGCCCTGTAGCTCAATTGGTTAGAGCACCGGACTGTCGATCCGGAGGTTGCGGGTTCGATCCCCGTCGGGGTCGCTTAGCACAGCGACTAAGGGACGCTCTCTGGAGCGTCCCTTTTTTGTTGCCGCGGCGGTCGCCGCGGCCAATGGTTGTTCCCTCGGCCGGAAGCCGTAGCGCCATGCCCAGCACGCTCGCCGTTATCCCCGCCCGCCACGCGTCGAGCCGCCTCCCGGCCAAGCCCCTCGCCTTGATTGCCGGACGCCCAATGGTGGAGTGGGTGCTACGCCGCACCGAGTCGAGCGGCGTCTTCGACCGGGTCGTAGTCGCCACCGACCACGACGAGATCGCCGCGGTGGTCGACCGCCTCGGCGGGCAAGCGGTTATGACCTCCGCCGACTGCCAAACCGGCACCGACCGAGTGGCCGACGCCGCCCGCCAGTTCCCCGACGCGGAGATCGTGGCCAACGTCCAAGGCGACCAGCCGTTCGTCGACCCGGAGATGCTGCGGGCGTTGGTCGCCCCCTACCTGGCCGGCGACTCGCCCGACATGACGACCGTGGCCACCCGGTTCGGCGATCAGGCGCAGTTCGAGGGCCCCAGCGCGGTCAAGGTGATCCGTGACGCGCAGCAGAACGCGATCTATTTCTCACGGTCGGTTATCCCGCACGGGTCGACGTTCGACTCGGGCGAGTCGCTGCACCACCTTGGGCTGTACGCGTTCCGAGAGCCGTTCCTGCAAGAGTTCTGCCAACTACCCCAGACTCCGCTGGAGCTGCGCGAGAGCCTCGAGCAGCTTCGGGCGCTTGAGCACGGGCGGTCGATCCGCGTCACCGAGGTCACGCGCCCGGTGATCGAGGTCAACACGGCCGAGGAGTTGGAACTGGCTAACACCATCGCGGCGCGCGATGGGCTCTCTGTAGACGCCTAAGGTGCTCACCTTGCGCCTCGGCGTCGGGTCACGTCGAGCGCTGACGAGTTCCGGAAGGCTCAGGCGCCTGACCGCGGGCTAGACCGGTCAGCGGAACCCGTTTCGTCAGGTTCTGTCGCAGCTGCAAGGATGGGCGCGATATGAGCCCGAAACGCAAACGGTAGCGGAGGCCGAGAACACTGCTACCCAGGCGGTAAAGGAACGTGAGCCGGAGTCCTGGGAGCCGTCGCGTCGTCTCGAGTGGGTCAAACCGCGACAAATATGGCAAAACCCAGTGGTTTGTTTGAGCCAACGGTCGGCCGCAATTAGACTGGCAACTCGTTCCAGGCGTTGCCTCTCCTCTTGCTCGCTACTCACGCCGCTGCGCAGGCCTGTCCGCACAGTCCTGCGAAGGCGGCCGCCGCCATGGCCGAACCCATCCACGCCGACTCGCCGCCGGACCGCGCGACGCTGCTGCGAGACGCCCGACGGCGGCTCGCCCAGCTCGAGATCGAGACCCACCGACTCCGCGCCGAACTCGCCAGGCTGGAAGCCCGCGGCGAGGACGAGGCGGCGGCGCGGCTTACCGAGCAACTGGAACGTGAGGAAGAACGGCTGGCCGAGGACCGAGACCTGCTCCGCGGCGAGGGAATCCAACCAACGCGACCGGTCTCGGCGGGAATCGACTCGAGGCAAAGCAACCCCGATGAGCCATTCACGCCGACGGCCGTACCGCCCGTTGATAATCCAGCGGATGC
This genomic interval from Posidoniimonas corsicana contains the following:
- the kdsB gene encoding 3-deoxy-manno-octulosonate cytidylyltransferase, which codes for MPSTLAVIPARHASSRLPAKPLALIAGRPMVEWVLRRTESSGVFDRVVVATDHDEIAAVVDRLGGQAVMTSADCQTGTDRVADAARQFPDAEIVANVQGDQPFVDPEMLRALVAPYLAGDSPDMTTVATRFGDQAQFEGPSAVKVIRDAQQNAIYFSRSVIPHGSTFDSGESLHHLGLYAFREPFLQEFCQLPQTPLELRESLEQLRALEHGRSIRVTEVTRPVIEVNTAEELELANTIAARDGLSVDA
- a CDS encoding DUF6793 family protein, which gives rise to MPLFEIETDNHIIISWANDADEASGVVADAYPQESVKRLTKRPRDTWVISKSALGIQNSVDPCNTARDCLSKAEGDKVHAIRLYMHETGVDLEQARKVIESNMVMGW